The nucleotide sequence TACGAACAGGATTTTATCGAAAATTCGTATGGATTCCGGCCGTCACGAAGCTGCCATGACGCGCTCAGAGGTTTGGTAGATTCGCCGTTCAGAATGCCGTGAGAAGGGGGAAAAGGGCAGAGACGTTTGATTTTCTGGGCTTTACTCACTACTGCGGCACGAGGAGGGACGGTACAGGGTTTCGGATGAAGCGGGTAACCGCCCGTAAGAAGTTTGTCGCCAAGGTGAAGATCTTTAAGGAATGGTTGAAGAAAGCCAGGATTTTAAAGACTGGGAAACTTTGGGCGATCGCCAAGGCCAAATTGAGAGGTCATTATAACTACTACGGTGTAACCGATAACCTGGTTGGAATCGCAAGATTTTTCGAGGCGGTAAAGAGGCTGCTGTTTAAGTGGCTGAACCGTAGAGGAAAGAGGAACTGTATCAATTGGGAAAAGTTCAATAAAATGCTGAAGCGATTTCCTCTTCCGAAACCACGGATTAGGGTCAGTATGTTCGGGACACCGTGAATTGACTATGTGAGGAGCCGCGTGCGGCGGGGCGTAGTCTGAGACCTTTTATTGGGCTGTTTGGAGAAACCGGTCTACTCGACTTTCTTTATCAAGGTACTCAGTTTCCCGTTAAATGCCAATTGAAAAAAAATCTGTCCCCTTTTTCGGTCTTCAGCTTTCCGTGGTTTGCCCGTTGATATTTCACTGCGTGCAAGGTATCATAGGTAAGTCTTTCTGTGTGGACCGGTTTTCTGCTGAAAAGATGAGCTCTTTTTTCTGTACCGGGTCGATCCTGCGGTGAGAACATAGATGTCTTCCGGCCTGTCTCAGGTCAATAGAATATTTTTGCCTTGTCAGGATTATATAATACGATGAGTGAAACACCGGCCAAGGTGGTGGCTATTATTCCGGCTCGCTACCATTCCAACCGTTTTGAAGGAAAACCGCTGGCGCTGATAGCAGGTAAGCCCATGATCCAGCATGTGGTGGAGCGGGCCTGGCAGGCCAAACTGCTCTCCCGGGTTGTGGTGGCAACAGATGATGAACGGATAGCTGAGGCCGTTACCGGCTTTGGTGGTGAGGTGGTGCTGACTCGGTCCGATCATGTCTCGGGCACGGATCGGCTGGCTGAAGCGGCTGAGCTGCTCCATATTGAAGAGCATAGTGTGGTGGTGAATATCCAGGGCGATCAGCCTCTGTTTCCCCCTGAGGTCATTGACCAGGTTGCGGGCCCCCTGCTGGAGGACCCGGCCCTGCCCATGTCCACCCTGATCTATAAGATTATCAGGCCGGAAGAGATCACGGACCCGAATCATGTCAAGACCGTGTTTGATTGTGAGAGCAATGCCCTCTATTTTTCCCGCTCACCGGTTCCTTTTCAGCGCAACCCAGAGGAGGAGGTCCAGCCGACCTATTATAAACATCTCGGCTTTTATGCCTATCGCAAGGGTTTTCTCCTGACCTTTGTGGCCCTGCCGGAAGGGGAGTGGGAGCGCTTTGAAAAGCTGGAACAACTTCGGGCCTTGGAATACGGCTACCGGGTTCGGGTGGTCTTGACCGAGCATGACTCCATCGAGGTGGACACCCCCAAGGATGCCCAGCGGGTACAGGGGATGATCCAGAGCAGCAAGGTGAGCTTGTAGGGTTGTAGGGGCAGGTCCTGTGCCTGCCCGCTAAACCATTGAAAATGATGTTGGCTAGGAGTACGGCGTACTGTCCTCCTACAGCGTAATTGCATAAAGGAAAAATCATGAAGAAAAAAATTACGATAATCGGGGCGGGTAACGTCGGGGCCACAGCAGCTCACTGGGCACTGACCCGCAACTTGGGCGATATCGTCCTGTTAGATGTCATGGAGGGGATCCCCCAGGGCAAGGCCCTGGATCTCTGGCAATCTGGTCCTCTGGATTCCTATGCTGGCACCGTGACCGGCACCAACGACTACGCAGACTCTGCCAACTCCGATGTGGTGATCATCACAGCTGGCTTGGCCCGTAAGCCAGGAATGTCCCGTGATGACCTGCTGGCCAGGAACGTGGCTATCGTTAAATCCTGCGCCGAAGAGGCGGTCAGGCATTCACCGAATTGCTTTATGATCGTGGTCACCAATCCCATTGATGCCATGGTGCATACGGCCTTCAAGGTCACTGGCCTGGATAAGAACCGGATTATTGGGATGGCTGGCGTGCTTGATTCGGCCCGCTACCGGACCTTTCTTGCCGAGGCCCTGGGTGTGGCTCCGGCTGATGTTAACGCCTTGGTCATGGGGATTCACGGCGATAAGATGCTGCCGATGGTCAGATTGGCCAACGTGGCTGGGGTGCCGATCACCGATCTGCTTTCTGAAGAAAAGATTGCAGAAATTGTTAAGCGAACCCAGTTGGGCGGCATTGAGATCGTCAATCATCTCAAGACCGGCAGTGCCTTTTATACGCCTGGCCTGGCGGCTGTGGAAATGGCAGAAGCCGTGCTCAGGGACAGTAAGCGGGTGCTTCCCTGTGCAGCCTATCTTGAGGGAGAATTCGGGGTTTCTGGTTATTTTCTTGGAGTTCCAGTGGTGTTGGGAGAGACGGGTGTAGAGCGCATCCTTGAGTTCACCTTAACGGACGAGGAAAAGGCCGCTTTACAGGATTCCGTGGACGCTGTGGCCGCTCAGATGCAGGCCACCGGCCTGTAAGTGAGCAAAGGAGCCTGTCATCGGACAGGATAAAGCATATCCAAGTATGGTTGAACCTATCGCGAGACAGGCTGAAGCATACTCTAAGTATGGTCGAACCTATCCTCGGAGAGGATAAACCGTATATCGGATATGGTTAAACGGAGCTTTGGGCAGGCAAAACATGCAGCGGGAGACGAAGTTCGCATTCCGCGCAACAAAACCCCGTCCTGCTGTCTGAGAAAATAACTTTGAACCCCTGACAAAGAATGGCGGAAAATAGCATCAGCTCACTGCAGCACTTATTGGAGGGCGTGACCAGAAAAAAATTCGCCCCTCTTGATTTTATAGGTAAGGGCAACCTGACAGAACGGGTCCTTGCCTTTGCCCTTGGTGAAGAACCTCCCCGTGATGTCCCCGGCTGCACTCAGGAGGCCTGGCGCCATCTGGCTACCGCTCTTCGGCATGTGGATGTGGAAAAGGTGCGGGTCGTGGTGCTGGGCGGAGGGACCGGGCTCTCCAATGTGGTTGGTGGCGATTCACGGCGTGCGGATTGGAAGGAAACGCCTTTTACCGGCTTAAAAGAGGTCTTTCCTCGTCTGCATTCGATTGTCTGTGTCACAGATGATGGCGGTTCAACCGGGGAGATGCTTAAGGACTTCCCGCTGATTGGTTTGGGGGACCTGCGCCATGTCCTACTTTCCTCTATTCGCAGCGCTCATTTGAAAGAGCAGTATCAGCTGGATGATGCCGCAGCCCTGGAAACCGCTGCTGCTCTGCATGGTTTTTTTAACTTTCGTTTCAATACGCCACCAAAGTCGGCAGAGCAGTTATGGGTCGAGAGTGGGGTGAGACCGGAGATGTTTCCACCGGCCTTGGCTGGCTATCTTGTTGATCTGGTGCATCGGCTGCTTGCGGATGAGCGTATGGCAGCTGCCTTGCGTCGTCCTCAATGTCTTGGCAATCTGCTCCTTGCTGCTGCTGTCTACGGGAAATTGCCTGCTTTTTTCCGCACTGCTGAACTGGCTGCCAATCAACGGCGGATGCAGACCGCCATTATGGATGGGCTGGCTGACTTGTCTCAGGCTGTTG is from Candidatus Electrothrix sp. GW3-4 and encodes:
- the kdsB gene encoding 3-deoxy-manno-octulosonate cytidylyltransferase codes for the protein MSETPAKVVAIIPARYHSNRFEGKPLALIAGKPMIQHVVERAWQAKLLSRVVVATDDERIAEAVTGFGGEVVLTRSDHVSGTDRLAEAAELLHIEEHSVVVNIQGDQPLFPPEVIDQVAGPLLEDPALPMSTLIYKIIRPEEITDPNHVKTVFDCESNALYFSRSPVPFQRNPEEEVQPTYYKHLGFYAYRKGFLLTFVALPEGEWERFEKLEQLRALEYGYRVRVVLTEHDSIEVDTPKDAQRVQGMIQSSKVSL
- the mdh gene encoding malate dehydrogenase; translated protein: MKKKITIIGAGNVGATAAHWALTRNLGDIVLLDVMEGIPQGKALDLWQSGPLDSYAGTVTGTNDYADSANSDVVIITAGLARKPGMSRDDLLARNVAIVKSCAEEAVRHSPNCFMIVVTNPIDAMVHTAFKVTGLDKNRIIGMAGVLDSARYRTFLAEALGVAPADVNALVMGIHGDKMLPMVRLANVAGVPITDLLSEEKIAEIVKRTQLGGIEIVNHLKTGSAFYTPGLAAVEMAEAVLRDSKRVLPCAAYLEGEFGVSGYFLGVPVVLGETGVERILEFTLTDEEKAALQDSVDAVAAQMQATGL